A DNA window from Tachysurus vachellii isolate PV-2020 chromosome 20, HZAU_Pvac_v1, whole genome shotgun sequence contains the following coding sequences:
- the nt5c2l1 gene encoding LOW QUALITY PROTEIN: 5'-nucleotidase, cytosolic II, like 1 (The sequence of the model RefSeq protein was modified relative to this genomic sequence to represent the inferred CDS: deleted 2 bases in 1 codon): MDRNGGEHENVEVLAVKGDLQHRVFVNKSVTLEKIKCYGFDMDYTLAVYKSPEYEGLCFELLRDRLVSIGYPHELLRYVYDPSFPTRGLVYDSTYGNLLKVDSHGNVLVCTHGFVYMRGVEIQEYYPNGFIQRDDTARFYILNTLFNLSETYLYACLVDFFTNTSRYQNCLKGFKHGDLFMSFKSMFQDVRDAMNYIHDTGSLKERTLQDLEKYVFRDPRIPVLLTRIKEVAKVFLATNSDYSYTEAIMRYLLDFPHGSKYPEKSWRMFFDLVVVDTRKPLFFAGGTVLRQVDTNTGKLKIGTYTGHLQHGTVYSGGSSDIICDLLDVKGKEILYVGDHIFGDILKSKKRQGWKTFLVVPELTKELQVWTDKHGMFEELRQLDIYLAELHKDSDFGNGSDANLIQSKIKTVTYGMEHCYGKMGSLLRSGSTKTLFASQLLRYADLYAASCLNLLHYPLIYLFRAPFVLMPHESAVDPHTKDISGPDLSTILRNTSIKRRCQCDGDNCGLENCTEQENAAVTTET, encoded by the exons ATGGACAGAAACGGGGGCGAGCACGAGAACGTGGAAGTGCTCGCGGTGAAAGGAGATCTCCAGCACAG GGTGTTTGTTAACAAGAGTGTGACTCTGGAGAAAATAAAGTGCTATGGCTTCGACATGGACTACACTCTCGCTG TATACAAATCTCCTGAATATGAAGGACTGTGTTTTGAGTTGCTGAGAGACAGACTGGTGTCCATCGGATATCCGCACGAGCTGCTGCGCTACGTGTACGACCCTTCCTTCCCCACACG AGGTCTGGTGTATGACTCGACCTATGGGAATCTGCTAAAAGTGGACTCGCACGGAAATGTCCTGGTGTGCACTCACGGCTTTGTTTACATGAGAGG agtggaGATTCAGGAGTACTACCCCAATGGATTCATCCAGAGAGATGACACAGCGCGATTCTACATCCTCAACACACTCTTTAACCTCTCAG AGACTTACCTGTACGCATGCCTCGTGGACTTCTTCACCAACACCTCCAGATACCAGAA CTGCCTTAAGGGATTTAAGCACGGTGACCTTTTCATGTCGTTCAAAAGCATGTTTCAGGACGTGCGAGACGCAATGAATTACATCCACGACACG GGATCTCTGAAGGAGAGAACGCTGCAGGATCTGGAAAAATATGTGTTCAGGGAT CCTCGAATTCCTGTACTGCTAACCCGTATAAAGGAGGTTGCAAAGGTGTTCCTGGCCACCAACAGTGACTACAGCTACACTGAG GCCATCATGAGGTATTTGTTAGATTTTCCACATGGCTCGAAG tatCCGGAAAAGTCATGGCGGATGTTTTTTGACCTGGTGGTGGTGGACACAAGGAAGCCGCTGTTTTTTGCCGGGGGGACGGTGCTGAGACAGGTGGACACG aacACGGGGAAGTTGAAGATAGGAACATACACAGGACACCTGCAGCATGGCACTGTCTACTCTGGAG GTTCCTCAGATATCATCTGTGACTTGCTAGACGTGAAGGGGAAAGAGATCCTGTATGTAGGAGATCACATATTCGGAGACATTCTGAAGTCTAAGAAACGTCAGGGATGGAAAACCTTCCTGGTGGTGCCTGAGCTGACCAAGGAGCTGCAGGTGTGGACCGACAAACACG GAATGTTTGAGGAGCTGAGGCAGCTCGATATTTACCTCGCTGAGCTTCATAA GGATTCAGACTTCGGAAATGGATCGGATGCTAATCTCATCCAGAGTAAGATAAAG ACGGTGACGTACGGGATGGAGCATTGTTATGGAAAGATGGGAAGTCTGTTACGCAGCGGCTCCACAAAAACCCTATTTGCCAGCCAGCTGCTGCGATACGCCGATCTCTACGCTGCGTCCTGCCTCAACCTGTTGCACTACCCCCTCATCTACCTGTTTAGAGCGCCCTTCGTCCTG ATGCCACATGAGTCGGCTGTGGACCCTCACACCAAAGACATATCCGGCCCGGATCTCTCAACCATCCTCCGAAACACATCCATCAAG CGGCGGTGTCAGTGTGATGGTGATAACTGTGGGCTGGAGAACTGT ACAGAACAGGAGAACGCAGCCGTAACCACGGAGACGTGA